In Nitrospirota bacterium, the following proteins share a genomic window:
- a CDS encoding tetratricopeptide repeat protein — MSLLADLLSKVKQQQTKREITPNLKDIIAKESAHKKKIVLYSALFGAVVISGILAVYLLQSIVAPSVKKTISVQKSQRITAQVPKPVQPQTTAEAPESRPETKAEKEIEKNITETEKTAKGKSGAIVEKPEKTESRVTARIAKKEKPSPAPAVKPKPAVQPQAARSEDSAVEKSVSLPQKNAFLYIAKDYESRKDYPKALAYYKKILETDRNNFGVINNTAYILLNMGLVHESIKYSQMALELKKDYVPALINIGVAYARVDNITAAETSLNKALTIEPDNQTASMNLAVLYEKQGEYQKAFEYYSKLARMGNANGFLGIARIYEKQDKTEEALKTYKNISSFSSVDADTKKMVGQRIELLSEKLKSRK, encoded by the coding sequence GTGAGCCTGCTTGCCGACTTGCTTTCAAAGGTCAAACAACAGCAGACTAAACGGGAAATTACGCCTAATCTTAAGGACATCATTGCAAAGGAATCTGCCCACAAAAAAAAGATTGTTTTGTATTCAGCGCTGTTTGGCGCAGTTGTAATCTCCGGCATATTAGCGGTATATCTTTTGCAGTCCATTGTTGCACCTTCCGTTAAAAAAACCATTTCGGTGCAGAAATCCCAACGCATAACAGCACAAGTTCCTAAACCGGTTCAGCCTCAAACAACTGCCGAAGCTCCTGAAAGCAGGCCTGAGACAAAAGCCGAAAAAGAGATAGAGAAAAACATTACCGAAACAGAAAAAACTGCAAAGGGAAAAAGCGGCGCAATAGTGGAAAAACCTGAAAAAACAGAAAGCCGTGTGACTGCCCGAATTGCGAAAAAAGAAAAACCCTCTCCTGCGCCGGCAGTAAAACCCAAGCCTGCCGTCCAGCCGCAGGCAGCGCGCTCTGAAGACAGCGCTGTAGAAAAATCCGTAAGTCTGCCTCAAAAAAATGCCTTTCTTTATATTGCCAAAGATTATGAAAGCAGGAAAGATTATCCAAAGGCGCTTGCCTACTACAAAAAAATACTGGAAACGGACAGGAACAACTTCGGAGTGATAAATAATACAGCTTATATTTTGCTGAACATGGGGCTGGTCCACGAGTCAATAAAATATTCACAGATGGCGCTTGAGTTAAAGAAAGACTATGTCCCTGCCCTTATTAACATTGGAGTTGCATATGCAAGGGTTGACAACATCACTGCCGCAGAAACCAGTCTTAACAAGGCTTTGACAATAGAGCCTGACAACCAGACAGCATCTATGAACCTTGCAGTGCTTTATGAAAAACAAGGGGAGTATCAGAAGGCTTTTGAATATTATTCCAAGCTGGCACGCATGGGAAATGCAAACGGCTTTTTGGGCATTGCAAGGATATATGAAAAACAGGATAAAACAGAAGAGGCGCTGAAAACATATAAAAACATTTCCTCTTTCAGTTCTGTAGATGCCGATACGAAAAAAATGGT